Proteins from a single region of Haloarcula laminariae:
- a CDS encoding GMC family oxidoreductase, producing MQRAPTDRADVCVVGAGPAGALVASRLASDGHDVTVLEAGRRFDFEDRQDQMEQSIRPGERGDIWEMGGERDDYSNNGNRTYPLNVSRVKGVGGSTLHWQGMVMRMHPADFAGDHDNDDPAWPISYDDLRPYYAEAERALGVAGVAEDNPFAPARDGPYPMPGFPPSYSDSLFAEACANLGITLHSVPNARNSESYDGRGQCVGYGTCQPVCPSGAKYDATVHIEDAEAAGATVIDRVPVQRLETDADDRISAAVYVTPDGTEHRQEAREFVLAAGGVEIPRLLLLSADEDHPDGLANSSGAVGRYFMDHLFAGSGGTLDRETRQNHVGFITSESHQFYDDPGGAIQHAGTGETVVAESDDAYSPIKLEFLNYAGPSPVEIALNGDDWGDPMLDEVRDAYGNSIAMGGLVGQPPRWENRVTLDPRVTDDHGNPVPDIRWSWGDRVRRSISRANAIQHAVLDELGADIAWTANVDGGSGPAYHHMGTTRMGTDPDESVVNPQLRSHDHSNLSIASSSVFVTAGSMNPTLTIAALALKCAAHLGERL from the coding sequence ATGCAGCGAGCCCCCACCGACCGGGCGGACGTCTGTGTCGTCGGCGCGGGCCCGGCGGGCGCCCTCGTCGCGAGCCGACTGGCGAGCGACGGGCACGACGTGACGGTGCTGGAGGCCGGCAGGCGCTTCGACTTCGAGGACCGCCAGGACCAGATGGAACAGTCGATTCGGCCCGGCGAGCGCGGGGACATTTGGGAGATGGGTGGCGAGCGCGACGACTACTCCAACAACGGCAACCGGACCTATCCGCTGAACGTCTCCCGCGTGAAGGGTGTCGGAGGGTCGACGCTCCACTGGCAGGGGATGGTGATGCGGATGCACCCCGCCGACTTCGCCGGCGACCACGACAACGACGACCCGGCCTGGCCCATCAGCTACGACGACCTGCGGCCCTACTACGCGGAGGCCGAACGGGCGCTGGGCGTGGCCGGCGTCGCCGAGGACAACCCCTTCGCGCCGGCCCGGGACGGCCCCTACCCCATGCCCGGCTTCCCGCCCTCCTACAGCGACTCGCTGTTCGCCGAGGCCTGCGCGAACCTCGGCATCACGCTGCACTCGGTACCCAACGCCCGTAACTCCGAATCCTACGACGGCCGGGGCCAGTGTGTGGGCTATGGTACCTGCCAGCCGGTCTGTCCCTCGGGGGCGAAATACGACGCGACGGTCCACATCGAGGACGCCGAGGCTGCGGGCGCGACCGTCATCGACCGCGTCCCGGTCCAGCGACTCGAAACCGACGCCGACGACCGGATTAGCGCCGCCGTCTACGTCACCCCGGACGGGACGGAACACCGGCAGGAGGCCCGGGAGTTCGTCCTCGCGGCGGGCGGCGTCGAGATACCGCGCCTCCTCCTGCTGTCGGCCGACGAGGACCACCCCGACGGGCTGGCTAACTCCTCGGGTGCCGTCGGCCGGTACTTCATGGACCACCTCTTCGCCGGTTCGGGCGGAACCCTCGACCGCGAGACGCGCCAGAACCACGTCGGCTTCATCACCAGCGAGAGCCACCAGTTCTACGACGACCCGGGCGGCGCCATACAGCACGCCGGCACCGGGGAGACGGTCGTCGCCGAGAGCGACGACGCTTACTCGCCCATCAAACTGGAGTTCCTGAACTACGCCGGACCGTCGCCGGTCGAAATCGCGCTCAACGGCGACGACTGGGGCGACCCGATGCTCGACGAGGTTCGGGACGCCTACGGCAACAGCATCGCGATGGGCGGGCTGGTCGGCCAGCCGCCCCGGTGGGAGAACCGCGTCACGCTCGACCCCAGAGTCACCGACGACCACGGCAACCCCGTCCCGGACATCCGGTGGTCGTGGGGCGACCGGGTGCGCCGCTCCATCTCGCGGGCCAACGCCATCCAGCACGCGGTGCTGGACGAACTGGGCGCCGACATCGCCTGGACCGCGAACGTCGACGGCGGCTCCGGGCCCGCCTACCACCACATGGGGACGACGCGGATGGGCACCGACCCCGACGAGAGCGTCGTGAACCCACAGCTCCGGAGTCACGACCACTCGAACCTCTCGATTGCCTCCTCGTCAGTGTTCGTGACGGCGGGGTCGATGAACCCCACGCTCACCATCGCCGCGCTGGCGCTGAAATGCGCAGCCCACCTCGGCGAGCGGCTGTAG
- a CDS encoding ATPase domain-containing protein, which translates to MYPSDRRFGQRPSGVPGLDSLLNGGFVDGRLYLVIGPPGSGKTLLGTQFLRAGLDADETVLFIHSEESAPDLRANAANLGIDIDDAEFLDVGPESDFFTESGSYDVVSPGDIEDGYLISDIRREIEAVDPDRILIDPITHFQYLEPTEYQFRKRLISFARFLKDRGTTVLATKTPSEDTDTQLKSLSDGVVVLSHDGEKAGRRIRVPKHRGVGQQDGSHGMEIREHGVEVYPTGVDDPSEREFEPTQFASGITELDALLGGGIERGTVTILSGPAGIGKSTTATQFLANAAANGQPGLACLFEESIETFVHRSETFGLPISRLREEGSLFIEEVGALSLSPEEFAHQVRAKVRDHGIELVVIDGISGYKSAIKGGENDVELRRRLRALIQRLVGANTSVVLIDQRREVTGFPQPTSESVSYLADNIVFENYIEVEGELQRVVGVLKKRVGGFETVPRRFRITADGLEVGDPVSGMHGVFKGIPDRSGAQ; encoded by the coding sequence ATGTATCCGTCCGACCGCCGTTTCGGGCAGCGTCCGAGCGGCGTTCCCGGTCTCGATTCACTCCTCAACGGCGGGTTCGTCGACGGCCGGCTCTACCTCGTCATCGGGCCGCCGGGGTCCGGCAAGACCCTGCTGGGGACGCAGTTCCTCAGGGCGGGGCTCGACGCCGACGAGACGGTCCTGTTCATCCACAGCGAGGAGTCGGCCCCCGACCTCCGCGCCAACGCGGCGAACCTCGGCATCGACATCGACGACGCCGAGTTCCTCGACGTCGGCCCCGAATCGGACTTTTTCACCGAGAGCGGTTCCTACGACGTCGTCAGCCCGGGAGACATCGAGGACGGCTACCTGATATCGGACATCAGACGGGAGATAGAGGCCGTCGACCCGGACCGCATTCTGATAGACCCGATTACCCACTTCCAGTATCTCGAACCGACCGAGTACCAGTTTCGCAAACGGCTCATCTCCTTCGCGCGGTTCCTGAAAGACCGCGGGACGACCGTCCTGGCGACGAAGACCCCCAGCGAGGACACGGACACGCAGCTGAAATCGCTCAGCGACGGGGTCGTCGTTCTCAGCCACGACGGGGAGAAAGCGGGCCGGCGCATCCGGGTCCCGAAACACCGGGGTGTCGGCCAACAGGACGGCTCTCACGGGATGGAGATACGCGAACACGGCGTCGAGGTGTACCCGACCGGCGTCGACGACCCCTCCGAACGGGAGTTCGAGCCGACACAGTTCGCCTCCGGAATCACGGAACTCGACGCGCTGCTCGGCGGCGGCATCGAACGCGGGACGGTAACGATTCTCAGCGGCCCCGCCGGAATCGGCAAGTCGACGACGGCCACGCAGTTCCTTGCGAACGCGGCGGCGAACGGGCAGCCGGGGCTGGCGTGTCTCTTCGAGGAGTCCATCGAGACGTTCGTCCACCGCTCGGAGACGTTCGGGCTCCCGATATCGCGGCTGCGCGAGGAGGGGTCGCTGTTCATCGAGGAGGTCGGCGCGCTGTCGCTGTCCCCCGAGGAGTTCGCACACCAGGTCAGGGCCAAAGTCCGGGACCACGGCATCGAACTCGTCGTCATCGACGGGATATCGGGGTACAAAAGCGCCATCAAGGGCGGGGAAAACGACGTGGAACTGCGGCGCAGGCTCCGGGCGCTCATCCAGCGCCTCGTGGGAGCGAACACCTCCGTGGTGCTGATAGACCAGCGACGGGAAGTGACCGGCTTCCCACAGCCGACGAGCGAGAGCGTCAGCTATCTGGCCGACAACATTGTCTTCGAGAACTACATCGAAGTCGAAGGGGAGCTCCAGCGGGTCGTCGGCGTGTTGAAAAAGCGCGTCGGCGGCTTCGAGACCGTCCCGCGGCGGTTCAGAATCACGGCCGACGGCCTCGAAGTCGGCGACCCCGTGTCCGGGATGCACGGGGTGTTCAAGGGTATTCCCGACCGGTCCGGAGCCCAGTGA
- a CDS encoding PAS domain-containing protein, protein MATVQLLLADEANRDALAALVGERHGTITDETVRDADVYVVDDASFARYRERLAARKRDLDPVFCPVVLVRRDRSAASVTLPDIDDADRPLIVNEVVQAPVDRQAFFRTLSNLLVRRSQTEELAGDLRARSAELRRFENAVENAGLAIFVTDPDGTIEYVNPAFEEMTGYASEEAVGRNPRILNSGEQDEAFYDDLWETIQGGDIWTAEIVNERKSGERFIAAQTISPIRDDGEIRGFVGIQEEITDRRLREQQLAVFHRILRHNLRNNGTTIVGRVDVLQESVGGDELSSDHLDVIRDNMVSLLNISEKASRIQQLLATSLAESDAERDLMAALSDIADDHAKSNPDAAIRVEDGPSEPLVVDSKVVPALNEFVENAIRHSDAATPRVSVGVASDGTTATVTVVDNGPGIPERERRVIEEGTEKPLEHGSGLGLWFAYWLISHVGGDIDIRTDASGTTVTVRIPLR, encoded by the coding sequence ATGGCGACGGTGCAACTGCTGCTCGCGGACGAGGCCAACCGGGACGCCCTGGCCGCGCTCGTCGGTGAGCGCCACGGGACGATAACCGACGAGACGGTTCGGGATGCCGACGTGTACGTCGTCGACGACGCGTCGTTCGCCCGGTACCGCGAGCGCCTGGCGGCCCGCAAACGCGACCTCGACCCGGTGTTCTGCCCGGTGGTGCTGGTCCGGCGAGACCGGAGCGCCGCCAGTGTCACGCTGCCCGACATCGACGACGCCGACCGGCCCCTCATCGTGAACGAGGTCGTGCAGGCGCCGGTGGACCGGCAGGCCTTCTTCCGGACGCTGTCGAATCTCCTCGTTCGCCGGTCCCAGACGGAGGAGCTCGCCGGGGACCTCCGGGCCCGAAGCGCGGAGCTGCGCCGGTTCGAGAACGCGGTCGAGAACGCCGGGCTCGCCATCTTCGTCACGGACCCCGACGGGACCATCGAGTACGTCAACCCGGCCTTCGAGGAGATGACCGGCTACGCGTCCGAGGAGGCGGTCGGCCGGAACCCGCGCATCCTCAACTCCGGGGAGCAGGACGAGGCGTTCTACGACGACCTCTGGGAGACCATCCAGGGCGGCGACATCTGGACCGCCGAAATCGTCAACGAGCGCAAGTCCGGCGAGCGGTTCATCGCCGCACAGACCATCTCGCCGATTCGGGACGACGGCGAGATACGCGGCTTCGTCGGCATCCAGGAGGAGATAACCGACCGTCGACTGCGGGAGCAACAGCTCGCGGTGTTTCACCGGATACTCCGCCACAACCTCCGCAACAACGGGACGACCATAGTCGGGCGCGTCGACGTGTTACAGGAGTCAGTCGGCGGCGACGAGCTATCCTCAGACCACCTCGACGTGATTCGTGACAACATGGTCTCGCTGCTCAACATCAGCGAGAAGGCGAGCCGCATCCAGCAGCTGCTCGCCACCTCGCTTGCGGAGTCCGACGCCGAACGGGACCTGATGGCGGCCCTCTCGGATATCGCCGACGACCACGCGAAGTCAAACCCGGACGCGGCGATACGCGTCGAGGACGGCCCGTCGGAGCCGCTGGTCGTCGATTCGAAGGTGGTGCCCGCCCTCAACGAGTTCGTCGAGAACGCCATCAGACACTCCGACGCGGCCACCCCGCGCGTCTCGGTGGGCGTCGCGTCGGACGGGACGACCGCGACGGTCACAGTCGTCGACAACGGGCCGGGTATCCCCGAGCGGGAACGGCGCGTCATCGAGGAGGGGACGGAGAAACCGCTCGAACACGGCTCCGGCCTGGGGCTGTGGTTCGCCTACTGGCTCATCAGCCACGTCGGCGGCGACATCGACATTCGGACCGACGCGAGCGGGACGACAGTGACCGTACGGATTCCCCTGCGCTGA
- a CDS encoding PAS domain S-box protein produces MGRYSSGQYGETAGRIKRSPRAVPAVVLTVGLDAAVCEAVEAELDGVDVITTQSVEGAMDALDSEPVDCVAGASDLAAGGIELAEAVRESHPELPFVLVAVDDTGQVSGEAINAGVDGYASLCADGAEGVAARIEATVTSDRSRVTRGQLDGIKQAVEYAADAIVVTDPDGTIEYVNPAFEKLTGYDRTEAVGRTPRILKSGEQSQAYYERMWDALLGGEVWEEEIVNRTKSGDLYVAHQTIAPVTGVDGTVEKFVAIQRDVTEHRQFESQIEASEATLSQLYDTTFDADTPIETKLQRVLEIGATHMDHPVGYVTRIEDGTQEILASVGSNDRIEAGAEDPLERTYCRKTIANEGPLVVGDASEEGWEGDPAFERFELRCYLGAEIRIDGETYGTLCFGGEEPRDRAVLEIQQSTVKTLARWIGYEIDRHRYERTLERKNERLEKFASVISHDLRNPLHVARARLELARETGDDDHFDPIERAHERMESIIEDTLTLAREGELVTEVSSVSLDTIARDCWESIESGAATLETSGDDELRADPGKLRHIFENLFRNSLEHGAGESGTVTVTVGPTDDGFYVADDGDGIPEEQREQVFEQGYSDGDGTGFGLAIVETIARAHGWSVGVTESEAGGARFEFDVDDQGTTGRPPLQ; encoded by the coding sequence ATGGGTCGTTATAGCTCGGGACAGTATGGAGAGACTGCCGGCCGTATCAAACGTTCGCCCCGCGCCGTGCCGGCGGTCGTCCTCACTGTCGGTCTCGACGCTGCCGTCTGCGAGGCGGTCGAAGCGGAACTGGACGGCGTCGACGTGATCACGACCCAGTCGGTCGAGGGGGCGATGGACGCGCTCGACTCGGAGCCGGTCGACTGCGTGGCGGGGGCGAGCGACCTGGCCGCCGGCGGAATCGAACTGGCGGAAGCGGTCCGGGAGAGCCACCCCGAACTCCCGTTCGTCCTCGTCGCCGTCGACGACACCGGACAGGTCAGCGGCGAGGCGATAAACGCCGGCGTGGACGGCTACGCCTCGCTGTGTGCCGACGGCGCCGAGGGGGTCGCGGCCCGAATCGAAGCGACGGTCACCAGCGACCGGAGCCGCGTGACCCGGGGACAGCTCGACGGTATCAAACAGGCGGTCGAATACGCGGCGGACGCCATCGTCGTCACCGACCCCGACGGGACCATCGAGTACGTCAACCCGGCCTTCGAGAAGCTGACCGGGTACGACCGGACGGAAGCGGTCGGTCGGACGCCGCGCATCCTCAAGTCCGGCGAACAGAGCCAGGCGTACTACGAGCGGATGTGGGACGCGCTCCTCGGCGGCGAAGTGTGGGAAGAGGAGATCGTCAACCGCACTAAATCGGGGGACCTCTACGTCGCCCACCAGACTATCGCGCCGGTGACCGGCGTGGACGGCACCGTCGAGAAGTTCGTCGCGATTCAGCGCGACGTGACCGAACACCGGCAGTTCGAATCTCAGATCGAGGCCTCGGAGGCGACGCTCTCACAGCTGTACGACACGACGTTCGACGCCGATACCCCGATAGAGACCAAGCTCCAGCGCGTCCTGGAGATCGGCGCGACCCACATGGACCACCCGGTCGGCTACGTCACCCGTATCGAGGACGGGACCCAGGAGATTCTCGCGTCGGTCGGCTCCAACGACCGTATCGAAGCGGGAGCGGAAGACCCCCTGGAGCGGACCTACTGCCGGAAGACGATAGCGAACGAGGGGCCGCTCGTGGTGGGGGACGCGAGCGAGGAGGGGTGGGAGGGCGACCCCGCGTTCGAGCGGTTCGAGCTGCGCTGTTACCTGGGCGCGGAGATACGCATCGACGGCGAGACCTACGGGACGCTGTGTTTCGGCGGCGAGGAGCCCCGGGACCGCGCAGTGCTGGAAATCCAGCAGTCGACCGTGAAGACGCTCGCCAGGTGGATCGGGTACGAGATAGACCGCCACCGGTACGAGCGGACCCTGGAGCGCAAGAACGAGCGCTTAGAGAAGTTCGCCAGCGTCATCTCACACGACCTCCGGAACCCGCTCCACGTCGCCCGGGCCAGGCTGGAACTGGCCCGTGAGACCGGCGACGACGACCACTTCGACCCCATCGAGCGGGCGCACGAGCGGATGGAATCCATCATCGAAGACACGCTCACGCTGGCCCGCGAGGGCGAGCTGGTCACCGAGGTGTCGTCGGTGTCGCTCGACACCATCGCGAGAGATTGCTGGGAGAGCATCGAGAGCGGCGCCGCGACACTGGAGACGAGCGGCGACGACGAGCTGCGAGCGGACCCCGGCAAGCTCCGGCACATCTTCGAGAACCTGTTCCGGAACAGCCTGGAGCACGGGGCCGGCGAGTCCGGAACCGTGACGGTGACCGTCGGGCCGACGGACGACGGCTTCTACGTCGCCGACGACGGGGACGGCATCCCTGAGGAACAACGCGAGCAGGTGTTCGAGCAGGGGTACTCGGACGGCGACGGGACGGGGTTCGGGCTCGCTATCGTCGAGACCATCGCGCGGGCACACGGCTGGTCGGTCGGCGTGACCGAGAGCGAGGCCGGCGGCGCGCGGTTCGAGTTCGATGTCGACGACCAGGGGACGACGGGACGCCCCCCGCTCCAGTGA
- a CDS encoding transporter: MTLVDAAIYATHLVFAGLWSGTVLFTSYAVVPTAMNGDMQGSALEAITGKLRTVSRLSSVLLLLTGGHLAATRYTGETLFGTGRGHLVLGMVVLWFALAALVEIGASKLADGLAQQKVRQPAADARPLLLAASVVAVLLLVNAGALLGLYY, from the coding sequence ATGACGCTCGTCGACGCCGCAATCTACGCCACGCACCTCGTCTTCGCGGGCCTGTGGTCCGGCACCGTGTTGTTCACCAGTTACGCCGTCGTTCCGACCGCGATGAACGGCGACATGCAAGGCAGCGCCCTCGAAGCGATTACCGGCAAGCTCAGGACCGTCTCGCGGCTCAGCTCCGTCCTCCTGTTGCTGACCGGCGGCCACCTCGCCGCGACGCGCTACACCGGCGAGACCCTCTTCGGGACGGGTCGGGGCCACCTCGTTCTCGGGATGGTCGTGCTGTGGTTCGCCCTGGCCGCCCTCGTGGAAATCGGGGCCTCGAAGCTCGCGGACGGGCTCGCCCAGCAGAAGGTCCGCCAGCCGGCGGCCGACGCCCGCCCGCTCCTGCTCGCCGCCTCGGTGGTGGCCGTCCTCCTGCTCGTCAACGCCGGCGCCCTCCTCGGGCTCTACTACTGA
- the hisC gene encoding histidinol-phosphate transaminase → MNPRDLSAHTAYRAGRGIEEVARELGLDPDAMVKLSSNENMFGPSPLAVEAIRESAERMHHYPKSSHADLVEALADRWNVTPEQVWLGNGGDGALDCLARAMLSPGDEVLVPTPGFAYYEMSARYHHGEVAEYTLSKADDFAQTADAVLEDYDGERIVYLTSPHNPTGKEFTADAVREIAERTDGETLTLVDEAYGEFTDSQSARPLLSERDDVALLRTFSKAYGLAGVRLGYALVPEEWADAYARINTPFSASELACRAGLAALEDDDHVERSAETAAWAREYIYEELDAPTWESAGNFVLAEVGDAAAVADAAQAEGVIVRDCSSFGLPECIRITCGTKADTRRAVSVLNDAIAEVGA, encoded by the coding sequence ATGAACCCACGGGACCTCTCCGCGCACACCGCCTACCGTGCGGGCCGCGGTATCGAGGAAGTCGCCCGCGAGCTCGGTCTGGACCCCGACGCGATGGTGAAGCTATCGTCGAACGAGAACATGTTCGGTCCCAGTCCGCTCGCGGTCGAAGCCATCCGCGAGTCGGCCGAGCGGATGCACCACTACCCGAAGTCGTCCCACGCCGACCTCGTCGAAGCGCTGGCCGACCGATGGAACGTCACCCCCGAACAGGTCTGGCTGGGCAACGGCGGCGACGGGGCCCTGGACTGTCTCGCCCGGGCGATGCTCTCGCCCGGCGACGAGGTGCTGGTCCCCACGCCCGGCTTCGCCTACTACGAGATGAGCGCCCGGTACCACCACGGCGAGGTCGCTGAGTACACGCTGTCGAAGGCCGACGACTTCGCACAGACCGCCGACGCAGTACTCGAAGACTACGACGGCGAGCGAATCGTCTACCTCACCAGCCCGCACAACCCCACGGGCAAGGAGTTCACCGCCGACGCCGTCCGGGAGATAGCCGAGCGGACCGACGGGGAGACGCTCACCCTCGTCGACGAGGCCTACGGCGAGTTCACCGACAGCCAGAGCGCTCGGCCGCTCCTCTCCGAGCGCGACGACGTGGCGTTGTTGCGGACCTTCTCGAAGGCCTACGGGCTGGCCGGCGTCCGCCTGGGCTACGCGCTGGTCCCCGAGGAGTGGGCCGACGCCTACGCCCGCATCAACACGCCCTTCTCCGCGAGCGAGCTGGCCTGTCGGGCCGGTCTGGCCGCGCTCGAAGACGACGACCACGTCGAGCGCAGCGCCGAGACGGCCGCCTGGGCCCGCGAGTACATCTACGAGGAACTCGACGCGCCCACCTGGGAGAGCGCGGGCAACTTCGTGCTGGCCGAGGTCGGCGACGCCGCGGCGGTGGCCGACGCCGCCCAGGCCGAGGGCGTCATCGTCCGCGACTGCTCGTCCTTCGGGCTCCCCGAGTGCATCCGTATCACGTGCGGGACGAAAGCGGACACCAGACGGGCGGTCTCGGTCCTCAACGACGCCATCGCGGAGGTCGGGGCGTGA
- a CDS encoding adenylate kinase family protein: protein MRVAVTGTPGTGKTTATDLLETDLDVVHLNEVIKSEGFSTGTDEERGSLVADMDALEAWLDGRDDVLVESHLAHNFAADRVVVLRAHPDTVVERLRERGDSDSKAYENAESEALDVVLSEAVHHHGTDSVYEIDTTDRDPADVAAEIAAVVGGEREPSAGTVSYVDWL from the coding sequence GTGAGAGTCGCCGTCACCGGGACCCCCGGAACCGGGAAGACCACGGCGACGGACCTGCTGGAGACGGACCTCGACGTGGTGCATCTCAACGAGGTCATCAAGTCCGAGGGCTTCTCGACGGGGACCGACGAGGAACGCGGGAGCCTCGTCGCCGACATGGACGCCCTGGAGGCGTGGCTCGACGGCCGCGACGACGTCCTCGTCGAGTCCCACCTCGCCCACAACTTCGCGGCCGACCGCGTGGTCGTGCTGCGCGCCCACCCCGACACCGTCGTCGAGCGCCTTCGCGAGCGGGGGGACTCGGACTCGAAGGCCTACGAAAACGCGGAGTCGGAGGCGCTCGACGTCGTCCTCTCTGAGGCCGTCCACCATCACGGGACCGACAGCGTCTACGAGATAGACACGACCGACCGCGACCCCGCCGACGTGGCCGCCGAGATAGCGGCCGTCGTCGGCGGGGAGCGCGAACCGAGCGCCGGCACCGTCTCCTACGTGGACTGGCTATGA
- a CDS encoding CDP-alcohol phosphatidyltransferase family protein gives MTLDRFRHVADRALDPFVGLARTAGLSPNGVSVIAFLLAVAAGGVYAVAAGRPILYLVGAVLVFLNGWLDLVDGALARELNVASSAGDLLDHVLDRYADIVIIVGLAAGIGQWALGIAAVTGVLMTSYLGTQAQAVGLDRVYGGALGRADRLALVGIVTGIAAFVRPTGFGLDPVGWLLVVFAVVGHVTALQRFYHAMAALE, from the coding sequence ATGACGCTCGACAGATTCCGCCACGTGGCCGACCGAGCGCTCGACCCGTTCGTCGGGCTGGCCCGAACGGCCGGGCTCTCCCCCAACGGCGTCAGCGTCATCGCGTTCCTGCTGGCGGTCGCCGCCGGCGGCGTCTACGCCGTGGCGGCGGGCCGGCCGATACTGTATCTCGTCGGCGCCGTCCTCGTCTTCCTGAACGGCTGGCTGGACCTCGTCGACGGCGCCCTGGCCCGGGAACTGAACGTCGCTTCCTCCGCGGGCGACCTGCTCGACCACGTGCTGGACCGCTACGCCGACATCGTCATCATCGTCGGGCTGGCGGCGGGCATCGGGCAGTGGGCGCTCGGCATCGCCGCCGTCACCGGGGTCCTGATGACCTCGTACCTGGGGACCCAGGCCCAGGCCGTCGGCCTGGACCGCGTCTACGGGGGCGCGCTGGGGCGCGCGGACCGCCTCGCTCTCGTGGGTATCGTCACCGGTATCGCGGCGTTCGTCCGGCCGACCGGTTTCGGACTCGACCCCGTCGGCTGGCTGCTCGTCGTCTTCGCCGTCGTCGGCCACGTCACCGCGCTCCAGCGGTTCTACCACGCGATGGCGGCGCTGGAGTGA
- a CDS encoding HalOD1 output domain-containing protein codes for MTETHNDEIVRRELDTDIEEPAIGIAEVVAELEGISVTELPATYNCIDGMLSELYSNPPEPEAQMTVEFTYGGYRITVEQSGTAEFIRVS; via the coding sequence ATGACAGAAACACATAACGACGAAATCGTTCGCCGGGAACTGGATACCGACATCGAGGAGCCGGCAATCGGGATAGCGGAAGTGGTTGCTGAACTCGAAGGAATTTCCGTGACCGAACTGCCGGCGACCTACAACTGCATCGACGGGATGCTCTCGGAGTTGTATTCGAATCCGCCGGAGCCGGAGGCCCAGATGACGGTCGAATTCACGTACGGGGGCTACCGCATCACGGTCGAACAGAGCGGTACCGCGGAGTTCATCCGCGTCTCGTGA
- a CDS encoding multiprotein bridging factor aMBF1 — protein sequence MVQCEMCGKEVSSPSRVKIEGAELDVCDECTEFGTELKTEDSSSSTSTKYSTSSSGSGSSSSSSSSTSSSSGGGRRRDMFDEMDEIAQDFDDRIRSARESEGLSQKELAQRLNEKASLIRKLEQGNSLPSDDVRAKIEKSLGIDLSAGGSSDEEEWSGGESDGSYTLGDVVQRKD from the coding sequence ATGGTTCAGTGCGAGATGTGTGGCAAGGAGGTTTCGTCTCCGAGCCGCGTCAAAATCGAGGGGGCCGAACTCGACGTCTGTGACGAGTGTACCGAATTCGGTACCGAACTCAAGACAGAGGATTCCTCCTCGTCCACGTCGACGAAGTACTCCACTTCGTCTTCCGGGTCGGGTTCGTCGTCCTCGTCGTCGTCCAGTACGTCCAGTTCCTCCGGCGGCGGCCGCCGGCGGGACATGTTCGACGAGATGGACGAAATCGCACAGGACTTCGACGACCGGATTCGGTCGGCCCGCGAGTCCGAGGGGCTGAGCCAGAAGGAGCTGGCCCAGCGACTCAACGAGAAGGCGAGCCTCATCCGGAAGCTGGAACAGGGCAACTCACTGCCCAGCGACGACGTCCGGGCGAAAATCGAGAAGTCACTCGGTATCGACCTCAGCGCCGGCGGGAGCTCGGACGAGGAGGAGTGGTCGGGCGGGGAAAGCGACGGGAGCTACACGCTCGGTGACGTCGTCCAGCGGAAGGACTAG
- a CDS encoding response regulator — MSTGDATPTVLIVEDEQHLADLYTDYLTDSFDVRTAYSGEEGLERLSEDIDVVLLDRRMPVVSGNEVLAEIEEQSLSCRVAMVTAVNPDFDIIEMGVDDYLVKPVTQRELTDVVERLQKITAYNEQLQALTTRKLKRNVLQVEKTRTELERSQRYQRLQSEIAEISDRVDELAADLNVEEEDLRL; from the coding sequence GTGAGCACAGGCGACGCGACTCCCACCGTACTCATCGTCGAAGACGAACAGCACCTCGCGGACCTCTACACCGACTACCTCACCGACAGCTTCGACGTCCGGACGGCCTACAGCGGCGAAGAGGGCCTCGAACGCCTCTCCGAGGACATCGACGTCGTCCTGCTGGACCGCCGAATGCCCGTCGTCTCGGGCAACGAGGTCCTGGCCGAGATAGAGGAACAGTCCCTGTCGTGCCGGGTTGCGATGGTGACGGCCGTCAACCCCGACTTCGACATCATCGAGATGGGCGTCGACGACTATCTCGTCAAGCCCGTCACGCAGCGAGAACTCACCGACGTGGTCGAGCGTCTCCAGAAGATAACCGCCTACAACGAACAGCTCCAGGCGCTGACGACCCGCAAGTTAAAGCGCAACGTCCTGCAGGTCGAGAAGACACGGACCGAACTCGAACGGAGCCAGCGATACCAGCGACTCCAGAGCGAAATCGCGGAGATATCCGACCGGGTGGACGAACTGGCCGCCGACCTGAACGTCGAAGAGGAAGACCTGCGCCTCTAG